One Ostrea edulis chromosome 2, xbOstEdul1.1, whole genome shotgun sequence genomic region harbors:
- the LOC125681847 gene encoding dehydrogenase/reductase SDR family member 9-like — translation MEILAFCTAVAVLLAICKFIENYLRSISIQNTHNKCVLVTGCDTGFGHRLAQELDKGGTRVFAGCFTEEGKKRLTEKCSADAVIFRLDVTKEDSIQNAVNLVQSELRQDEVLWGVVNNAGVLHLAAPLEWQTKEHYEKTLSVNFIGTVMITKAFLPLLRKSRGRLINMSSVATMVAFPGVVAYNVSKAAIESYTDTFRREMYHIGVTAHLIQPSGFATNIFPQEATMRLRQAFNELPDNVKEFYGEKTVHSGGVGQVKSDGSFDPDLSKVTRAIQHALFARYPKYRYLVGQGSVAMFWTLSHLPEIVTDKIFAVPAP, via the exons ATGGAGATCCTTGCGTTTTGTACTGCAGTGGCAGTGTTGCTTGCAATctgtaaattcattgaaaattatCTCCGGTCTATCTCAATACAAAACACACACAATAAATGTGTATTGGTGACTGGATGTGACACCGGCTTTGGGCACCGCCTGGCCCAAGAACTGGACAAGGGGGGCACGCGAGTTTTTGCAGGTTGTTTTACGGAGGAGGGCAAAAAGAGGCTGACGGAAAAATGCTCTGCGGATGCTGTTATTTTCCGTCTAGATGTAACCAAAGAAGACTCCATTCAGAATGCTGTTAATTTGGTCCAGTCAGAACTACGCCAAGACGAGG TGTTGTGGGGTGTTGTAAACAATGCGGGTGTCCTACACCTTGCAGCCCCACTGGAATGGCAGACGAAGGAACACTATGAAAAAACTCTGAGCGTTAACTTCATCGGGACGGTAATGATCACAAAGGCCTTCCTTCCGCTTTTGCGCAAGTCTAGGGGTCGCCTCATCAATATGTCGTCTGTTGCAACAATGGTGGCATTTCCAGGAGTTGTAGCGTATAACGTGAGCAAGGCAGCTATAGAATCGTACACGGACACTTTCAG GCGTGAAATGTACCATATAGGCGTCACGGCGCACCTGATACAGCCCAGCGGCTTCGCCACCAACATTTTCCCTCAGGAAGCCACAATGCGTCTTCGACAAGCCTTCAACGAACTCCCAGACAACGTTAAAGAATTCTACGGAGAGAAAACTGTACATTCAG GCGGAGTTGGACAAGTGAAATCCGACGGATCTTTCGATCCCGATTTGTCAAAAGTAACTAGGGCGATCCAGCACGCGTTGTTTGCGCGGTACCCAAAGTACAGATATCTCGTGGGTCAGGGATCAGTTGCGATGTTCTGGACATTGTCCCACCTCCCAGAAATTGTCACAGACAAAATTTTTGCAGTTCCAGCGCCTTAG